The window TCCGGGTGCGCTTGGATGCTTGGTAGGTCCTCTTGGGCATAATCGTGTGGGGTGCTAAAACGTCTTTTTCCTTTCGCAACGGGCCCGGCGCATCGTCAAAAACAGCCTAGCCCCAGCAACAGGGGGCGCGAGATTACGCATTGTCCCCCCTTTGTCAAATAAGTGCTGAGCCAGTCTTTGCCGTCGGGCAGATCGTGTTTACCGCACTTTGAGCAGTTCCACGTCGAAAATCAGGGCTTCATTGGGGCCAATGTCGCGTCCGGCACCCCGTGGGCCGTAGGCGAGCTTCGATGGCAGATACAGGCGGTATTTGGAACCTTCCTTCATGAGCTGCACACCTTCCGTCCAGCCTGCAATGACGCGGTTCAGAGGGAATTCGATGGGTTCGCCACGCTTGTAGGAGCTGTCGAAAACTTTGCCGTCAATCAGTGTGCCTTCATAGTGTACCAGCACCGTATCCGTGGCGGAGGGGCTCTTGCCGGCACCTTCGGTGATGACCTTGTACTGAAGGCCGCTGGCGGTCACGACCACGCCATCTTTTTTGGCGTTGTCTTCGAGAAATTTTTCACCTTTGGCGAGTGCGATGTCGGACATGATGGATGGAATGGAGGGGTGGCTGGGTTAAAAAAAGGAGGACTAGCCTAGCGAGGCCCCGCCGACATGCAACCCCCGGAGCATCCCAGATCCCTTGCAAAGGATCTTTGGACCGCCATCTCTTTCATGCCCTTCAAAGGCCGAATACTTCCGGCAGGAGTTGGGCCATCGTCCGCGTGACTGGCTGGCCCCCCTGTAAAAAAGTGACTTCTGTCAGCCCTGCAGGCAGTGAAAATTCCGCCATCACCTGGCGGCAAGCACCACAGGGCGGGAATTCATGGCCCAAACAGACCACCGCCAAACGGCGGATTTTCATTCCCGTACCTTCCTGAGCCACCGCTTGGAAAATGGCATTGCGCTCCCCGCAGATCGTCAGGCCATAGCTGGCATTTTCGACATTGCAGCCCAGGTAAATGCCACCCGAGACCGTCTCGAGGGCACAGCCGACCTGGAATTTGGAATACGGCGCATACGCTCTTTCAGCAACGGTCTGGGCCTGGGCAAGAAGATCTGGCATGCCGCCACGATTGCATAAAAAAGCGGAGGCAGGTACTGGGACCTGCCTCCGCCAAAAAAGAGCTAAATGGGAACGCCTGCGGCTGCTTACAGCGCCTTAAACTTCACTTCTTTCCACTGCACCTTGTAGGGGCCGGTGCCTTTTTTAATGCCATGCACCTGGAAGCCGATGTGGCCTTCAGGATCGCCTGGCTGGGTAAAATCAGCGGTCTTCACGCCATTGACGAAGCTCTGGTAGTGATCGCCCTTCACCACGATGCGGTAGTGGTTCCACTCCCCCTTTTTAAAGGCAGCCTTCGCTTCGTCACTGCGGACGGCTTCCGTCTTGGTCAGGATGCTCCACCAGGTGCCACGGCGGGCTTCATCGTAGAAGTCACCAGCGGTGCCGTTGATAGCGATCTCACACTGCGGACCGTAGAGGCGGCCAGCAGGCAAGGGCTTGTCGCCCTTCGCGCCTTCAGGGGCGGGATCGCCCTCTTTGGCGATTTTGCTGCGCACCTGCACACCCGAATTCAGTTCGTTGTCCACTTTCACC is drawn from Prosthecobacter algae and contains these coding sequences:
- a CDS encoding FKBP-type peptidyl-prolyl cis-trans isomerase, with amino-acid sequence MSDIALAKGEKFLEDNAKKDGVVVTASGLQYKVITEGAGKSPSATDTVLVHYEGTLIDGKVFDSSYKRGEPIEFPLNRVIAGWTEGVQLMKEGSKYRLYLPSKLAYGPRGAGRDIGPNEALIFDVELLKVR
- the cdd gene encoding cytidine deaminase; translated protein: MPDLLAQAQTVAERAYAPYSKFQVGCALETVSGGIYLGCNVENASYGLTICGERNAIFQAVAQEGTGMKIRRLAVVCLGHEFPPCGACRQVMAEFSLPAGLTEVTFLQGGQPVTRTMAQLLPEVFGL
- a CDS encoding DUF1080 domain-containing protein, which translates into the protein MKKQLLISLVAALSLSAQAEDGWQTWFKDGLGDAKIVSGQATYTVENGILTGTTVEGSGNTFLAKGPFKDFELQFEVKVDNELNSGVQVRSKIAKEGDPAPEGAKGDKPLPAGRLYGPQCEIAINGTAGDFYDEARRGTWWSILTKTEAVRSDEAKAAFKKGEWNHYRIVVKGDHYQSFVNGVKTADFTQPGDPEGHIGFQVHGIKKGTGPYKVQWKEVKFKAL